The following proteins are co-located in the Microplitis demolitor isolate Queensland-Clemson2020A chromosome 5, iyMicDemo2.1a, whole genome shotgun sequence genome:
- the LOC103577155 gene encoding histone deacetylase 6 isoform X1, whose translation MSGKQKSWSSNKNKSSLSKVKPSSELIAAKKKAAAEHKLKLQQTSQVPDTNFIHDIYQSAMDSRDLSRKDTGLVYDNSMAEHECLWDKNYPECPKRLTRTLERCNELGLISRCKLISPRLATDKELLQKHTQKQIDILKATDGCTDLTKLEELSSRYDAIYIHPSTYKLSRLATGSTINLLQSICRGEVQNGMAIIRPPGHHAMKSEYCGYCFFNNVGIAVESMLRDNLAKKVLIVDWDVHHGQATQQMFYEDPRVVYFSIHRYEQGEFWPNLRESDYHYVGEGAGIGHNFNIPLNKTGMTNADYLAIFQQVLLPMAYEYQPDLVVISAGYDAALGCPEGEMKITPAFYAHLLSQLLGLASGKVAVVLEGGYCLESLSESAALTLRCLLGDPCPMISSLEAPSLSIRDTILNVIYAQKPYWSCYEYQDIYSIHSEDIKEECERHLPAVVFKGTETKPAVYETRNCYPVQSEIFLNDIRNQLISLQLTTNLIKSPNRVCLVYDERMLKHCNPCNNSHPEQPQRITGIFSKHEEYDLLKRCYRIPGRVATEEELLLVHTELYVQVMKGIEKQKMSEVIKQSHVFESVYLHTETWSSACIAVGSVLQVVDSVLNGESQSGVAIVRPPGHHAERDAACGFCIFNNVSIAARYAVEFHGCKRVLILDWDVHHGNGTQAIFEDDPKVLYISIHRYDNGSFFPSSVHANYNVVGNGKGEGFNVNIPWNRKKMGDTEYIAAFQQIIMPIAYQFNPELILVSAGFDACIGDPLGGYSVSPVAYGHFTHWLSSLANGRLILILEGGYNVNSISYSMTMCTKALLGDPLAPITRSTAALCTSAITSIKNVLKTHKRYWPNLVFQAALPKENVIPQPASVSDKIYDVSPGAESKILQEEWQSEKNKIHELAKEMKGLNVNQSEHVTKCPTGADNLQKAKPEEEKPGSSSSYQEVRPGSSKMSSDPPESRPLVDSLMFAIIPLSDCPHLELIADVPPQGIDINSPCKECNSTAENWICLHCYSVNCARNINQHAILHGQNEDHPMTLSFTDLSVWCYGCEAYVDNPRLHAAKSAAYLNKFNEELPWTYDEPRIEM comes from the exons atgtCTGGGAAACAAAAATCATGGAGcagcaacaaaaataaatcttcATTATCAAAA GTTAAACCGTCAAGTGAATTAATAGCTGCCAAAAAAAAAGCTGCTGCTGAACACAAATTAAAACTTCAACAGACGAGTCAAGTACCAGatactaattttattcacGATATTTATCAAAGTGCAATGGATTCACGGGACTTAAGTCGCAAGGACACTGGTCTTGTTTATGACAATTCGATGGCGGAGCATGAATGCCTGTGGGATAAAAACTATCCCGAGTGTCCAAAGAGATTGACAAGAACTCTTGAGCGGTGCAATGAACTGGGTTTGATTAGTAGATGTAAATTAATCAGCCCAAGATTGGCTACGGACAAAGAATTACTTCAGAAGCATACCCAAAAGCAAATAGATATTCTAAAAGCCACTGATGGATGTACTGATCTCACAAAACTTGAAGAATTATCTTCAAGATACGACGCTATTTATATTCATCCA tcaacatataaattatcaagatTAGCAACTGGatcaacaattaatttattgcaatCCATTTGTAGAGGAGAAGTACAAAATGGAATGGCAATTATAAG ACCACCGGGACATCATGCAATGAAATCAGAGTACTGCGGGTACTGTTTCTTCAACAATGTAGGGATAGCTGTTGAGTCAATGCTGAGAGACAATCTagcaaaaaaagtattgatcgTTGACTGGGATGTCCATCATGGACAAGCGACGCAGCAGATGTTCTATGAAGATCCTCGAGTCGTATACTTTTCGATTCATCGCTATGAGCAGGGCGAATTCTGGCCTAATTTAAGAGAATCTGATTATCATTACGTAGGTGAAGGCGCGGGAATTGggcataattttaatataccaCTAAATAAAACTGGTATGACGAACGCTGATTATCTGGCGATCTTCCAACAGGTTTTGTTACCTATGGCATATGAg TATCAACCGGATCTCGTTGTAATTTCAGCGGGTTATGATGCAGCACTCGGTTGCCCTGag ggtgaaatgaaaataacaccAGCATTTTATGCACACTTGCTATCACAATTACTTGGACTAGCTAGTGGTAAAGTAGCAGTAGTTCTCGAAGGAGGATATTGTTTAGAATCTTTATCAGAATCGGCAGCTCTGACTTTGCGGTGTCTGTTGGGAGATCCCTGTCCAATGATTTCGAGCCTCGAGGCTCCTTCCTTAAGTATCCGCGATACTATTCTCAATGTAATTTATGCCCAAAAACCTTATTGGAGTTGTTACGAGTACCAGGATATTTATAGCATACACTCAGAAGATATCAAAGAAGAATGTGAACGTCATCTTCCGGCAGTAGTTTTCAAAGGCACTGAAACAAAGCCGGCAGTTTATGAGACACGTAATTGCTATCCAGTTCAAAGTGAGATTTTTCTCAATGACATCCGCAATCAGTTGATTTCCCTCCAGCTGACGacgaatttaataaaatctccTAATCGAGTTTGTCTAGTTTACGACGAGCGGATGCTGAAACACTGCAACCCATGCAACAATAGTCATCCTGAGCAGCCTCAAAGAATCACCGGAATATTTTCCAAGCACGAAGAGTACGATTTACTCAAACGTTGCTACCGAATCCCAGGCCGCGTGGCCACAGAGGAAGAACTTCTCTTGGTTCATACGGAACTTTACGTTCAAGTTATGAAAGGTATTGAGAAACAGAAAATGTCTGAGGTTATTAAACAGTCACATGTCTTTGAGTCCGTTTATCTTCACACAGAGACCTGGTCAAGCGCCTGTATAGCTGTGGGTTCAGTTCTACAGGTCGTTGACAGTGTATTGAATGGTGAAAGTCAATCAGGGGTAGCAATTGTACGTCCACCAGGGCATCATGCAGAGAGAGACGCAGCATGTGGTTTCTGTATCTTCAATAATGTCTCAATTGCCGCGCGTTACGCAGTTGAATTTCACGGATGCAAACGTGTGTTGATACTTGACTGGGATGTCCATCATGGCAATGGAACTCAAGCAATATTTGAAGATGACCCCAAGGTTCTATACATTTCAATTCATCGTTATGACAACGGGTCATTTTTCCCCTCGTCAGTTCACGCCAATTACAATGTCGTGGGAAATGGCAAAGGTGAGGGATTCAACGTAAATATTCCATGGAATCGTAAAAAAATGGGCGACACCGAGTACATTGCGGCATTCCAACAAATAATTATGCCAATAGCCTATCAATTTAATCCGGAATTGATTCTAGTGTCCGCTGGATTCGATGCATGCATTGGAGATCCTCTTGGCGGCTACAGCGTTTCTCCAGTTGCTTATGGTCACTTCACTCACTGGCTGTCATCTCTGGCAAACGGCCGGTTGATTTTAATTCTCGAAGGTGGTTACAACGTAAACTCAATCTCTTATTCAATGACCATGTGCACGAAAGCGCTTCTTGGTGATCCTCTGGCACCAATAACACGCAGTACAGCTGCCCTCTGTACATCTGCTATTACGAGTATTAAAAATGTTCTAAAAACGCACAAACGCTACTGGCCAAATCTCGTGTTTCAAGCAGCACTGCCTAAAGAAAATGTAATACCTCAACCCGCTAGTGTGAGCGATAAAATATACGACGTGAGTCCTGGAGCAGAGTCCAAGATACTTCAGGAAGAATGGCAGtcagagaaaaataaaatacacgaACTGGCTAAAGAGATGAAGGGGTTAAATGTAAATCAGAGTGAACATGTCACGAAGTGTCCAACTGGCGCAGATAATCTACAGAAAGCCAAACCAGAAGAAGAGAAACCTGGATCCAGTAGTTCTTATCAAGAAGTCAGACCGGGATCGTCTAAAATGTCCAGCGATCCTCCCGAAAGTAGACCGCTCGTTGATAGTCTGATGTTTGCAATAATACCTCTGAGTGATTGTCCTCACTTAGAATTGATAGCTGATGTTCCTCCGCAAGGTATCGACATAAACTCGCCCTGCAAAGAGTGCAATAGTACCGCCGAAAACTGGATCTGCCTCCACTGCTACAGCGTCAATTGCGCAAGAAATATCAACCAACATGCAATTCTCCATGGCCAAAACGAAGATCATCCTATGACACTCAGTTTTACGGATCTGTCTGTCTGGTGCTACGGGTGCGAAGCCTACGTCGACAACCCGCGACTCCATGCTGCTAAAAGTGCCGCTTacctcaataaatttaatgaagaaCTTCCTTGGACTTATGACGAGCCGCGCATAgaaatgtga
- the LOC103577155 gene encoding histone deacetylase 6 isoform X2 translates to MSGKQKSWSSNKNKSSLSKVKPSSELIAAKKKAAAEHKLKLQQTSQVPDTNFIHDIYQSAMDSRDLSRKDTGLVYDNSMAEHECLWDKNYPECPKRLTRTLERCNELGLISRCKLISPRLATDKELLQKHTQKQIDILKATDGCTDLTKLEELSSRYDAIYIHPSTYKLSRLATGSTINLLQSICRGEVQNGMAIIRPPGHHAMKSEYCGYCFFNNVGIAVESMLRDNLAKKVLIVDWDVHHGQATQQMFYEDPRVVYFSIHRYEQGEFWPNLRESDYHYVGEGAGIGHNFNIPLNKTGMTNADYLAIFQQVLLPMAYEFQPDLVVVSAGFDSAVGDEKGEMKITPAFYAHLLSQLLGLASGKVAVVLEGGYCLESLSESAALTLRCLLGDPCPMISSLEAPSLSIRDTILNVIYAQKPYWSCYEYQDIYSIHSEDIKEECERHLPAVVFKGTETKPAVYETRNCYPVQSEIFLNDIRNQLISLQLTTNLIKSPNRVCLVYDERMLKHCNPCNNSHPEQPQRITGIFSKHEEYDLLKRCYRIPGRVATEEELLLVHTELYVQVMKGIEKQKMSEVIKQSHVFESVYLHTETWSSACIAVGSVLQVVDSVLNGESQSGVAIVRPPGHHAERDAACGFCIFNNVSIAARYAVEFHGCKRVLILDWDVHHGNGTQAIFEDDPKVLYISIHRYDNGSFFPSSVHANYNVVGNGKGEGFNVNIPWNRKKMGDTEYIAAFQQIIMPIAYQFNPELILVSAGFDACIGDPLGGYSVSPVAYGHFTHWLSSLANGRLILILEGGYNVNSISYSMTMCTKALLGDPLAPITRSTAALCTSAITSIKNVLKTHKRYWPNLVFQAALPKENVIPQPASVSDKIYDVSPGAESKILQEEWQSEKNKIHELAKEMKGLNVNQSEHVTKCPTGADNLQKAKPEEEKPGSSSSYQEVRPGSSKMSSDPPESRPLVDSLMFAIIPLSDCPHLELIADVPPQGIDINSPCKECNSTAENWICLHCYSVNCARNINQHAILHGQNEDHPMTLSFTDLSVWCYGCEAYVDNPRLHAAKSAAYLNKFNEELPWTYDEPRIEM, encoded by the exons atgtCTGGGAAACAAAAATCATGGAGcagcaacaaaaataaatcttcATTATCAAAA GTTAAACCGTCAAGTGAATTAATAGCTGCCAAAAAAAAAGCTGCTGCTGAACACAAATTAAAACTTCAACAGACGAGTCAAGTACCAGatactaattttattcacGATATTTATCAAAGTGCAATGGATTCACGGGACTTAAGTCGCAAGGACACTGGTCTTGTTTATGACAATTCGATGGCGGAGCATGAATGCCTGTGGGATAAAAACTATCCCGAGTGTCCAAAGAGATTGACAAGAACTCTTGAGCGGTGCAATGAACTGGGTTTGATTAGTAGATGTAAATTAATCAGCCCAAGATTGGCTACGGACAAAGAATTACTTCAGAAGCATACCCAAAAGCAAATAGATATTCTAAAAGCCACTGATGGATGTACTGATCTCACAAAACTTGAAGAATTATCTTCAAGATACGACGCTATTTATATTCATCCA tcaacatataaattatcaagatTAGCAACTGGatcaacaattaatttattgcaatCCATTTGTAGAGGAGAAGTACAAAATGGAATGGCAATTATAAG ACCACCGGGACATCATGCAATGAAATCAGAGTACTGCGGGTACTGTTTCTTCAACAATGTAGGGATAGCTGTTGAGTCAATGCTGAGAGACAATCTagcaaaaaaagtattgatcgTTGACTGGGATGTCCATCATGGACAAGCGACGCAGCAGATGTTCTATGAAGATCCTCGAGTCGTATACTTTTCGATTCATCGCTATGAGCAGGGCGAATTCTGGCCTAATTTAAGAGAATCTGATTATCATTACGTAGGTGAAGGCGCGGGAATTGggcataattttaatataccaCTAAATAAAACTGGTATGACGAACGCTGATTATCTGGCGATCTTCCAACAGGTTTTGTTACCTATGGCATATGAg tttcaacCTGATCTCGTTGTCGTGTCTGCTGGATTTGATTCCGCGGTTGGAGACGAGAAG ggtgaaatgaaaataacaccAGCATTTTATGCACACTTGCTATCACAATTACTTGGACTAGCTAGTGGTAAAGTAGCAGTAGTTCTCGAAGGAGGATATTGTTTAGAATCTTTATCAGAATCGGCAGCTCTGACTTTGCGGTGTCTGTTGGGAGATCCCTGTCCAATGATTTCGAGCCTCGAGGCTCCTTCCTTAAGTATCCGCGATACTATTCTCAATGTAATTTATGCCCAAAAACCTTATTGGAGTTGTTACGAGTACCAGGATATTTATAGCATACACTCAGAAGATATCAAAGAAGAATGTGAACGTCATCTTCCGGCAGTAGTTTTCAAAGGCACTGAAACAAAGCCGGCAGTTTATGAGACACGTAATTGCTATCCAGTTCAAAGTGAGATTTTTCTCAATGACATCCGCAATCAGTTGATTTCCCTCCAGCTGACGacgaatttaataaaatctccTAATCGAGTTTGTCTAGTTTACGACGAGCGGATGCTGAAACACTGCAACCCATGCAACAATAGTCATCCTGAGCAGCCTCAAAGAATCACCGGAATATTTTCCAAGCACGAAGAGTACGATTTACTCAAACGTTGCTACCGAATCCCAGGCCGCGTGGCCACAGAGGAAGAACTTCTCTTGGTTCATACGGAACTTTACGTTCAAGTTATGAAAGGTATTGAGAAACAGAAAATGTCTGAGGTTATTAAACAGTCACATGTCTTTGAGTCCGTTTATCTTCACACAGAGACCTGGTCAAGCGCCTGTATAGCTGTGGGTTCAGTTCTACAGGTCGTTGACAGTGTATTGAATGGTGAAAGTCAATCAGGGGTAGCAATTGTACGTCCACCAGGGCATCATGCAGAGAGAGACGCAGCATGTGGTTTCTGTATCTTCAATAATGTCTCAATTGCCGCGCGTTACGCAGTTGAATTTCACGGATGCAAACGTGTGTTGATACTTGACTGGGATGTCCATCATGGCAATGGAACTCAAGCAATATTTGAAGATGACCCCAAGGTTCTATACATTTCAATTCATCGTTATGACAACGGGTCATTTTTCCCCTCGTCAGTTCACGCCAATTACAATGTCGTGGGAAATGGCAAAGGTGAGGGATTCAACGTAAATATTCCATGGAATCGTAAAAAAATGGGCGACACCGAGTACATTGCGGCATTCCAACAAATAATTATGCCAATAGCCTATCAATTTAATCCGGAATTGATTCTAGTGTCCGCTGGATTCGATGCATGCATTGGAGATCCTCTTGGCGGCTACAGCGTTTCTCCAGTTGCTTATGGTCACTTCACTCACTGGCTGTCATCTCTGGCAAACGGCCGGTTGATTTTAATTCTCGAAGGTGGTTACAACGTAAACTCAATCTCTTATTCAATGACCATGTGCACGAAAGCGCTTCTTGGTGATCCTCTGGCACCAATAACACGCAGTACAGCTGCCCTCTGTACATCTGCTATTACGAGTATTAAAAATGTTCTAAAAACGCACAAACGCTACTGGCCAAATCTCGTGTTTCAAGCAGCACTGCCTAAAGAAAATGTAATACCTCAACCCGCTAGTGTGAGCGATAAAATATACGACGTGAGTCCTGGAGCAGAGTCCAAGATACTTCAGGAAGAATGGCAGtcagagaaaaataaaatacacgaACTGGCTAAAGAGATGAAGGGGTTAAATGTAAATCAGAGTGAACATGTCACGAAGTGTCCAACTGGCGCAGATAATCTACAGAAAGCCAAACCAGAAGAAGAGAAACCTGGATCCAGTAGTTCTTATCAAGAAGTCAGACCGGGATCGTCTAAAATGTCCAGCGATCCTCCCGAAAGTAGACCGCTCGTTGATAGTCTGATGTTTGCAATAATACCTCTGAGTGATTGTCCTCACTTAGAATTGATAGCTGATGTTCCTCCGCAAGGTATCGACATAAACTCGCCCTGCAAAGAGTGCAATAGTACCGCCGAAAACTGGATCTGCCTCCACTGCTACAGCGTCAATTGCGCAAGAAATATCAACCAACATGCAATTCTCCATGGCCAAAACGAAGATCATCCTATGACACTCAGTTTTACGGATCTGTCTGTCTGGTGCTACGGGTGCGAAGCCTACGTCGACAACCCGCGACTCCATGCTGCTAAAAGTGCCGCTTacctcaataaatttaatgaagaaCTTCCTTGGACTTATGACGAGCCGCGCATAgaaatgtga
- the LOC103577155 gene encoding histone deacetylase 6 isoform X3 encodes MDSRDLSRKDTGLVYDNSMAEHECLWDKNYPECPKRLTRTLERCNELGLISRCKLISPRLATDKELLQKHTQKQIDILKATDGCTDLTKLEELSSRYDAIYIHPSTYKLSRLATGSTINLLQSICRGEVQNGMAIIRPPGHHAMKSEYCGYCFFNNVGIAVESMLRDNLAKKVLIVDWDVHHGQATQQMFYEDPRVVYFSIHRYEQGEFWPNLRESDYHYVGEGAGIGHNFNIPLNKTGMTNADYLAIFQQVLLPMAYEYQPDLVVISAGYDAALGCPEGEMKITPAFYAHLLSQLLGLASGKVAVVLEGGYCLESLSESAALTLRCLLGDPCPMISSLEAPSLSIRDTILNVIYAQKPYWSCYEYQDIYSIHSEDIKEECERHLPAVVFKGTETKPAVYETRNCYPVQSEIFLNDIRNQLISLQLTTNLIKSPNRVCLVYDERMLKHCNPCNNSHPEQPQRITGIFSKHEEYDLLKRCYRIPGRVATEEELLLVHTELYVQVMKGIEKQKMSEVIKQSHVFESVYLHTETWSSACIAVGSVLQVVDSVLNGESQSGVAIVRPPGHHAERDAACGFCIFNNVSIAARYAVEFHGCKRVLILDWDVHHGNGTQAIFEDDPKVLYISIHRYDNGSFFPSSVHANYNVVGNGKGEGFNVNIPWNRKKMGDTEYIAAFQQIIMPIAYQFNPELILVSAGFDACIGDPLGGYSVSPVAYGHFTHWLSSLANGRLILILEGGYNVNSISYSMTMCTKALLGDPLAPITRSTAALCTSAITSIKNVLKTHKRYWPNLVFQAALPKENVIPQPASVSDKIYDVSPGAESKILQEEWQSEKNKIHELAKEMKGLNVNQSEHVTKCPTGADNLQKAKPEEEKPGSSSSYQEVRPGSSKMSSDPPESRPLVDSLMFAIIPLSDCPHLELIADVPPQGIDINSPCKECNSTAENWICLHCYSVNCARNINQHAILHGQNEDHPMTLSFTDLSVWCYGCEAYVDNPRLHAAKSAAYLNKFNEELPWTYDEPRIEM; translated from the exons ATGGATTCACGGGACTTAAGTCGCAAGGACACTGGTCTTGTTTATGACAATTCGATGGCGGAGCATGAATGCCTGTGGGATAAAAACTATCCCGAGTGTCCAAAGAGATTGACAAGAACTCTTGAGCGGTGCAATGAACTGGGTTTGATTAGTAGATGTAAATTAATCAGCCCAAGATTGGCTACGGACAAAGAATTACTTCAGAAGCATACCCAAAAGCAAATAGATATTCTAAAAGCCACTGATGGATGTACTGATCTCACAAAACTTGAAGAATTATCTTCAAGATACGACGCTATTTATATTCATCCA tcaacatataaattatcaagatTAGCAACTGGatcaacaattaatttattgcaatCCATTTGTAGAGGAGAAGTACAAAATGGAATGGCAATTATAAG ACCACCGGGACATCATGCAATGAAATCAGAGTACTGCGGGTACTGTTTCTTCAACAATGTAGGGATAGCTGTTGAGTCAATGCTGAGAGACAATCTagcaaaaaaagtattgatcgTTGACTGGGATGTCCATCATGGACAAGCGACGCAGCAGATGTTCTATGAAGATCCTCGAGTCGTATACTTTTCGATTCATCGCTATGAGCAGGGCGAATTCTGGCCTAATTTAAGAGAATCTGATTATCATTACGTAGGTGAAGGCGCGGGAATTGggcataattttaatataccaCTAAATAAAACTGGTATGACGAACGCTGATTATCTGGCGATCTTCCAACAGGTTTTGTTACCTATGGCATATGAg TATCAACCGGATCTCGTTGTAATTTCAGCGGGTTATGATGCAGCACTCGGTTGCCCTGag ggtgaaatgaaaataacaccAGCATTTTATGCACACTTGCTATCACAATTACTTGGACTAGCTAGTGGTAAAGTAGCAGTAGTTCTCGAAGGAGGATATTGTTTAGAATCTTTATCAGAATCGGCAGCTCTGACTTTGCGGTGTCTGTTGGGAGATCCCTGTCCAATGATTTCGAGCCTCGAGGCTCCTTCCTTAAGTATCCGCGATACTATTCTCAATGTAATTTATGCCCAAAAACCTTATTGGAGTTGTTACGAGTACCAGGATATTTATAGCATACACTCAGAAGATATCAAAGAAGAATGTGAACGTCATCTTCCGGCAGTAGTTTTCAAAGGCACTGAAACAAAGCCGGCAGTTTATGAGACACGTAATTGCTATCCAGTTCAAAGTGAGATTTTTCTCAATGACATCCGCAATCAGTTGATTTCCCTCCAGCTGACGacgaatttaataaaatctccTAATCGAGTTTGTCTAGTTTACGACGAGCGGATGCTGAAACACTGCAACCCATGCAACAATAGTCATCCTGAGCAGCCTCAAAGAATCACCGGAATATTTTCCAAGCACGAAGAGTACGATTTACTCAAACGTTGCTACCGAATCCCAGGCCGCGTGGCCACAGAGGAAGAACTTCTCTTGGTTCATACGGAACTTTACGTTCAAGTTATGAAAGGTATTGAGAAACAGAAAATGTCTGAGGTTATTAAACAGTCACATGTCTTTGAGTCCGTTTATCTTCACACAGAGACCTGGTCAAGCGCCTGTATAGCTGTGGGTTCAGTTCTACAGGTCGTTGACAGTGTATTGAATGGTGAAAGTCAATCAGGGGTAGCAATTGTACGTCCACCAGGGCATCATGCAGAGAGAGACGCAGCATGTGGTTTCTGTATCTTCAATAATGTCTCAATTGCCGCGCGTTACGCAGTTGAATTTCACGGATGCAAACGTGTGTTGATACTTGACTGGGATGTCCATCATGGCAATGGAACTCAAGCAATATTTGAAGATGACCCCAAGGTTCTATACATTTCAATTCATCGTTATGACAACGGGTCATTTTTCCCCTCGTCAGTTCACGCCAATTACAATGTCGTGGGAAATGGCAAAGGTGAGGGATTCAACGTAAATATTCCATGGAATCGTAAAAAAATGGGCGACACCGAGTACATTGCGGCATTCCAACAAATAATTATGCCAATAGCCTATCAATTTAATCCGGAATTGATTCTAGTGTCCGCTGGATTCGATGCATGCATTGGAGATCCTCTTGGCGGCTACAGCGTTTCTCCAGTTGCTTATGGTCACTTCACTCACTGGCTGTCATCTCTGGCAAACGGCCGGTTGATTTTAATTCTCGAAGGTGGTTACAACGTAAACTCAATCTCTTATTCAATGACCATGTGCACGAAAGCGCTTCTTGGTGATCCTCTGGCACCAATAACACGCAGTACAGCTGCCCTCTGTACATCTGCTATTACGAGTATTAAAAATGTTCTAAAAACGCACAAACGCTACTGGCCAAATCTCGTGTTTCAAGCAGCACTGCCTAAAGAAAATGTAATACCTCAACCCGCTAGTGTGAGCGATAAAATATACGACGTGAGTCCTGGAGCAGAGTCCAAGATACTTCAGGAAGAATGGCAGtcagagaaaaataaaatacacgaACTGGCTAAAGAGATGAAGGGGTTAAATGTAAATCAGAGTGAACATGTCACGAAGTGTCCAACTGGCGCAGATAATCTACAGAAAGCCAAACCAGAAGAAGAGAAACCTGGATCCAGTAGTTCTTATCAAGAAGTCAGACCGGGATCGTCTAAAATGTCCAGCGATCCTCCCGAAAGTAGACCGCTCGTTGATAGTCTGATGTTTGCAATAATACCTCTGAGTGATTGTCCTCACTTAGAATTGATAGCTGATGTTCCTCCGCAAGGTATCGACATAAACTCGCCCTGCAAAGAGTGCAATAGTACCGCCGAAAACTGGATCTGCCTCCACTGCTACAGCGTCAATTGCGCAAGAAATATCAACCAACATGCAATTCTCCATGGCCAAAACGAAGATCATCCTATGACACTCAGTTTTACGGATCTGTCTGTCTGGTGCTACGGGTGCGAAGCCTACGTCGACAACCCGCGACTCCATGCTGCTAAAAGTGCCGCTTacctcaataaatttaatgaagaaCTTCCTTGGACTTATGACGAGCCGCGCATAgaaatgtga
- the LOC103577154 gene encoding mRNA cap guanine-N7 methyltransferase, whose amino-acid sequence MSSKEVVDGTGSDGPSEPKRLKTTDEKEECEREPKRLKTSHEKEVCESESGADKSDDTSEAPANRLSDKNKQEQDDEKKESLLNIGQDLSVSSASATSNAETTGVHAEVVAEHYNAIPERGLTHRTQSRIFFMRNFNNWMKSMLINEYLVKIKDALPHGTPVKVLDMCCGKGGDLYKWKQGVISHLICTDIADMSVQQCESRYKDVANQANNNRGYAKIFSAEFIAADCTKVRLREKYKDASIQLDLVSCQFALHYSFESLPQAECMIRNASESLKPGGYFIATIPNANDLVYQWRQADGNKFGNSVYSVEFLCDKENIPLFGAKYNFHLEGVVDCPEFLINITVLKKLAAKFGLEFLSFERFNEFYTRCNADGKSLLAKMQAMESYPPYHEAELKGNNPDDYQHAIQYMQNKPDHRKIGTLTLAEWEASSLYGVIAFKKMKTSWNSEGKPEYSKA is encoded by the exons ATGTCGTCGAAGGAAGTTGTTGATGGTACCGGTTCGGATGGACCCAGTGAGCCGAAGAGATTAAAAACAACCGATGAAAAAGAAGAGTGTGAACGTGAACCGAAAAGATTAAAAACAAGCCATGAAAAAGAAGTGTGTGAAAGTGAATCTGGTGCTGATAAATCTGATGACACGTCAGAGGCACCAGCAAATCGTctaagtgataaaaataaacaagagcAAGATGACGAAAAGAAAGAGAGTCTGCTAAATATTGGACAGGATTTGAGC GTATCCAGTGCCTCGGCAACATCAAATGCTGAAACTACTGGAGTTCATGCAGAAGTTGTCGCTGAACACTACAATGCTATTCCAGAGCGAGGTTTGACTCACAGAACCCAGagcaggattttttttatgagaaattttaataactggATGAAAAGTATGCTGATAA ATGAATATCTGGTGAAGATAAAAGACGCACTGCCACATGGTACTCCAGTTAAAGTACTCGACATGTGTTGCGGTAAAGGTGGCGATCTTTACAAATGGAAGCAAGGAGTCATATCACATTTAATATGCACTGACATTGCTGATATGTCTGTACAGCAATGCGAGAGTCGGTATAAAGATGTTGCTAATCAAGCGAATAATAATCGTGGTTatgctaaaatttttagcgcTGAATTTATTGCTGCTGATTGTACGAAG gtacgtttaagagaaaaatataaagacgCAAGTATCCAACTTGATTTAGTAAGTTGTCAATTTGCTTTACATTATAGTTTTGAAAGCTTACCACAAGCTGAATGTATGATAAGAAATGCCAGTGAGAGTCTTAAGCCTGGTGGTTATTTTATTGCGACCATTCCAAATGCTAATGATCTCGT atatcAATGGAGACAAGCAGATGGTAATAAATTTGGAAATAGTGTGTACAGTGTTGAGTTTTTATgtgacaaagaaaatataccATTGTTTGGTGCTAAGTACAATTTCCACCTAGAAGGTGTTGTTGACTGTCCAGAATTCCTTATCAACATTacagtattaaaaaaacttgcCGCTAAATTCGGGCTTGAGTTTCTGTCGTTTGAGCGTTTCAATGAATTTTACACGCGATGTAATGCTGATGGTAAATCTTTGTTAGCTAAAATGCAAGCTATGGAATCATATCCGCCATATCATGAAGCCGAGTTGAAGGGTAACAATCCTGATGACTATCAACATGCCATCCAGTATATGCAAAATAAACCTGACCATCGTAAAATTGGTACTCTCACACTTGCCGAATGGGAAGCATCAT ctCTGTACGGCGTGATAgcctttaaaaaaatgaaaacctCATGGAATAGTGAAGGGAAACCCGAATATTCAAAAGCgtga